CGGTTTCGTGGGCATCATCATGCTCATCGGCATCGTGAAGAAGAACGCCATCATGGTCATCGACTTCGCCATCGAGGCCGAGAAGCACGGCAAGACCCCCACCGACGCCGTGTTCGAGGGCTGCCTCACCCGCTTCCGGCCCATCATGATGACCACCGTGGCCGCCATCGCGGGCATCATGCCCATCGCCATGGCCTACGGCGCGGGCGGGCAGGCCCGCCAGCCCCTGGGCCTCTCCGTGGCGGGCGGCCTGGCCATCTCCCAGGTGGTGACGCTCTACCTGACCCCGGTGTTCTACACCTACCTGGACCAGCTCCAGAACTGGCTCAAGCGCCGCAAGGGCGGCGAGGAGGAGGCCGCATGATGACCGTCGAGGCCGAGCGCACCGCCGAGCTGCTGCCGTTCACGCCTCTGGCCCGGTCCGTGGCCGAGGTCCTGGCCGCCAAGGCCGCCGGGCGGGTGACCGCGCCCGAACGGCTGCACATGCCCCTGCCCGGCGGGGGTGTGCTGCTGGCCATGCCCGCCTCCGACGGCCGGATGGCCGTGGCCAAGTTGGTCACGCTGCACCCGGGCAACGCCGACAAGGGCCTGCCGCTCCTGCACGGCGAGGTGGTGGCCATGTGCGCCAGGACGGGCCGCCGCCTGGGCATGCTCGACGGCCCCGAGGCCACGGCGCGGCGCACCGCCGCCGCTTCGCTGCTGGCGGCCACGCGCCTGGCACCGCGCCCCGGCGGGGAGCTGCTGGTGTTGGGCGCGGGCGTTCAGGCCATGGCCCACGCCCTGGCTTTCGCTGAAGGGCTCGGCGCGGAAGGGACTGGCGTGGAGCGGGTGCATGTCTGCTCCCTCAGGATGGGCAGGGCCGAGGCCATGGCGGACAGGCTGGTGGAACTGGGCATCCCGGCCGAGGCCGTGGCCGACCCGGGCGAGGCCGCCTCCCGCGCGGCGCTGATCGTGGCCGCCACCACCAGCCCCATCCCGGTGGTGCCGGAGGCCGTCCGGGAGGACGTCTTCATCGCCGCCGTGGGCTCGTTCCATGCCGACAGGGCGGAGGTCCCCGGCGGATTGGTGCGCCGCTGCCGCCTGTTCGTGGACGACCTGGACGCAGCCCGCACCGAGGCCGGAGACCTGATCCTGGCCGGGGTGGACTGGAAGGACGTCACCCCGCTGGAGGCCGTCACCGAGCGCCTGGAACTGCCCGGCCCGGTGCTCTACAAGAGCGTGGGGCATGCCTCCCTGGACCTGGCCGCCGCACGCCTGGCCTTCGGGCATCTGCTGTAGTGCCGACGGGTTGTCCGACCGTATTTGACAATCCTCCCCGCTGCCCATAGGGTAGCCGTCCCGATGCGCCTCCGGCCAGCCATCCTGGTAACACCTCGAAAGTGCTCAGTTAATGTCGTAGGTGCAGGGGGGCGCGGAGTGCGCCGCTGGAGGAGCCTCCGGCGGCCAAAGGGCTTCGCCCTTTGGAATCCCATATTATACAGGTTGTTTCCGCTGGCCTGGGCGCACGGCCGGTGCGAGCCGATGCGCGCGGGGCCAGGGTTCGGGCGGCGGACCAGTCCGGCGCGGAAGACGAATTTCAAGCCGACACGTTCGGCGGACGCTACTACATTCAGGAGTTCACATGGCTGACGAACCGAATAAGATCATCTACTCGATGATCAAGGTTTCCAAGTTCCACGACAAGAAACCCATTCTGCAGAACATTTCCCTGTCCTATTTCTACGGCGCGAAGATCGGCGTGCTGGGCATGAACGGCTCGGGCAAGTCCACGCTCCTGAAGATCCTGGCGGGCGTGGACAAGGACTTCCAGGGCGAGACCGTGCTGGCCCCCGGCTACACCATCGGCTACCTGGAGCAGGAGCCCATGCTGGACGAGACCAAGACCGTGCGCGAGATCGTGGAGGAGGGCGTGGCCGAGACCATGGCCCTGGTCCGCGAATTCGAGGAGATCAACGCCCAGTTCGCCGAGCCTATGGACGACGACGCCATGGACAAGCTCATCGAGCGCCAGGGCCAGGTGCAGGAGAAGCTCGACGCCCTGGACGCCTGGGACATCGACTCCCGCCTGGACATGGCCATGGACGCCCTGCGCTGCCCCCCGCCCGACACCCCGGTGAAGGTCATCTCCGGCGGCGAGAAGCGCCGCGTGGCCCTGTGCCGCCTGCTGCTCAAGAAGCCCGACATCCTGCTGCTGGACGAGCCCACCAACCACCTGGACGCCGAGACCGTGGCCTGGCTGGAGCACCACCTGCACACCTATCCCGGCACCATCATCGCCGTCACCCACGACCGCTACTTCCTGGACAACGTGGCGGGCTGGATCCTTGAGCTGGACCGGGGCCGGGGCATCCCCTGGAAGGGCAACTACTCCTCCTGGCTGGAGCAGAAGCAGGAGCGCCTGAAGAACGAGGAGAAGGCCGAGGACGAGCGCCGCAAGACTCTGGAGCGCGAACTCGACTGGATCAGGATGAACCCCAAGGGGCGCCACGCCAAGAGCAAGGCCCGCATCAGCGCCTACGAGTCCCTGGCCGCGCAGGACTCCGACAAGGTGGCCAAGGATCTGGAGATCTTCATCCCGGCCGGGCCGCGCCTGGGCAACAAGGTCATCGAGGCCAAGGGCGTGTGCAAGGCCTTCGGCGACAACCTGCTGGTGGACGGGCTTGAGTTCCTCATCCCGGCGGGCGCCATCGTGGGCATCATCGGCCCCAACGGCGCGGGCAAGTCCACCCTGTTCCGCATGATCACCGGGGTCGACAAGCCCGACTGCGGCGAGCTCTCCATCGGCGAGACTGTGGTGCTGGCCCACGTGGACCAGTCCCGCGATGCCCTCAAGGACGACATGACCGTGTTCGACGCCATCAGCGAAGGCCAGGACACCATCATGCTGGGCAGGCGCGAGGTGAACTCCCGCGCCTACGTGGCCCGCTTCGGCATGACCGGGCCCGACCAGCAGAAGAAGGTCAGCCTGCTCTCCGGCGGCGAGCGCAACCGGGTGTTCCTGGCCCGCATGCTCAAGAGCGGCGCCAACGTCATCCTCCTTGACGAGCCCACCAACGACCTGGACGTGAACACCATGCGCGCCCTGGAGGACGCCCTGGTCAACTTCGCGGGCTGCGCCCTGGTCATCAGCCACGACAGGTGGTTCCTTGACCGCGTGGCCACGCACATCCTGGCCTTCGAGGGCGACAGCAAGGCCGTCTGGTTCGACGGCAACTACTCCGAGTACGAGGCGGACCGCAAAGCCCGCCTGGGCAAGGAGGCCGACCAGCCCCACCGCATCAAGTACAGGAAGTTCGCCCGGGCCTAGCGCCGGGCGAATCATTGGCATATGAAAAGGCCCCCGGGCGCCATGTGGCGTCCGGGGGCTTTGTCATGTGGTGTGGGGCGGGTCGTCAACGCCGGCGGCGGACCGCGCTGGAGAATCCCTTGCCTAGTCGGTTGCCATCGAGTTCATGGAGTCGCAAATCGTGGTTCTGTAGGCATAGATTTGGGGCAGCTCCCTGTAGCGCTTCTGTATCAGGCGGTTGCTCTGCCTGCTGAATTTACCGCGGTGGATGTCTTCCGACAGGACAATAAGGAGGGCCAGCACCAGTTCCTCCTCATTGTTCCCGTTTGACATGGCGGTAAGCATGTTCAGAATCTCAAGCGGCAGGCCGAGTTCGTCCAGGTCCGCGAATGACAGGCATTCGAGGCCGCGGGCAAGGGAGGTGTGCCGCCCGTTGAAGTTGATGATGAACGCGCTCATCGAGCGGAAGGGTGTGATGTCCGAGCCAGCCCGGATATATGCCGGGACCTCGAACTCATCTTCATCGAATATGAAGCCATTTGGCCTTGTCATTGTGCGGTAGCGATCCCTGGAAGACGATGGACTCTTGCGCGAGAACATCACCCCGGACGGTCCGGAAGACGTGGCCGACCTGCTCCGCCTCGAGCTTGGAGGGGAGGGGGGCGCTTCATCGCAGCAGCACATCTCCTGCTGCACAGTCCCCAACCCGTGCCACCCGGCCGCCAGGGTCTGTCGCACCTTGCGAAGCTCCGGGAGGTCCACGGCCTTCTCCCCATCCTTGCGCTCAACAGTCAGGATGTAGTTCGTCACAGGGCTCATGAGGTTGTGGCTCATCGCCAAGTGCTCGATGCGCTCTCGCGGCGTGTTGCGGTCGTTTATGATCGCCGAGGCCATCAGTCGCGACAATATGGCGCTCCCGCTGCCGGGCCTGGGGAGCGACGCGTCATGCTTGAACTCCTCGCAGGCGATGTCTGTCACGGCGGCCGCCCCACCGGCAACGGTCTCGAAGCGGACGCCGCCGCGGGGCGCGTTCTTGCCGGTAGCGAAGGCCAGCAGCCTGTCCCCGTCGAAAACGGTGGAGAACTTTTGGGGGTACGTGGCGATGGTTTCGAACGGCCACGTTATCGACACCTTCTCCGCCATTGAGGCAAATATCCGCCTGAATTGGGCAACGATCTTTCCCGCGATATCCTCGCCTGGCGCGGCGAGTTCGCAGGCGCCGCCGGTGGACAGGGCGAGGTCGCGCACGAAAACCTCGGAAACGGCGCTGCCGACCCCCACCGTGAATGCTCTGCACCCGTGGGCCGCCGTCTCCCGGATCAGGTCATCCGCGTCCCAGACCTGCCCGTCGGTAATGAGCAGCAGATCGTGAGGCATGCCTTCAGGGACCGAGGATTCAAGCGCCGCCCGCAGTGCTGCGCCGATTTCCGTCCCTCCGAGGTCGGCATCCATGTTGGCGGTCATCTTTCGTGCGATTGTGATGTTGCCGGCGTCGGCGAGTGCAGGGCTGTTGAACAGTTTGATGCATGAACTGCCAAATAGGATGATGTTGAAATAGTCCGTTGACCGGATCGTTCGAAGGATTTCATCCAGGGCCGCCTTTGCCTGGCTGATTGAGTCGCCACTCATCGAACCGGAGCAGTCGATGACGATGCTGACACATTTTATGCGCGGGGCGGCGTCAGGAGCGATCTCCGGTTTGATTGAGGCCAAAGCCGTATATGAATCGCCATCGTATTCAATAAAAGCGCTCGAGCGTATCGGCTCGGCAGGCCTGATGGAAAGGACGAAGTCGCGGTCCATGAGGATGCGCCCTGACGAGTGGTACAGTGCCGTTATGACGGTTCTTTCCGGTTCGCGAGTGATGTCGAACGAGTGGGAAGGGCTGATGATGTCGCTTCCGCTGAGCCTTCCGAGCACGCTGATGGAGATCCGCATCCGATTCTCCTGCGTCATCGAAAAGCCCGGAATTTGGTGATCCTGAAGTCCAGCCTGTGCGGGGCTGCCGTAGCGCGGGGCGATGGTTGTGGGCAGGAAGAACCGCAAGCCGTCGTGAGTCCACTCATTCATATGGACATATGTGAAGTGAATGGTTGCGGACTCACCCGGCATGAGGTTCCCGAAATTGGCCGTGTATACGCCAGGGGACGGGTTTTCCAGCATGACCGCGGAATCGCCGCTTTCAATGGCTTTTTCATAGGCCTGTTCGGCGTCAGACTTTTTCGCCACGACGCCTGTATACGTGCGGGAGCCGACCACGGCGGTCATTTCGAGCAGTGTGGCCGTGCTGGGCAGAGGAAAGGTATAAACCGATTCAATGTTTACGGTTTCCTTGTTCGTGTAGGTCTGCGTTGCCCTGATGACCGTGAAGATCTCGTTTATCTCGCCTTCGACTTTGACGTCGACGGAAGGAGCGGAAATATCGTGTTCAGCAGCGATGGAGATGCTTGGATAGTGCATTATTTGTCCCCTGTTGATGAGATACGATTGTAGACGGCTGCGACTTCGGAAATAAACATCCGCACCTGTTCGGGACTGAGACCCGACGCCCGCGGCTCCAGCAGGATTTCCACCCCCTCTGACACGATCACCCTGGTGACGACTTCTACAGTGCCCGGCCCCCGCGACTTTTCAATTCCTTCAGAAGGTGCGGCGCGCTCGGCAAGAAGTTGCCTGATCCGCTCCAGGGAAAGGCCCGAATCCCTCCAGCGCCGAATGGCAAGGAGCTGCTCAAGGTGTCTGCTCCCGTAGGTTGCCCCCTTGCGGGATCCTTCAGGGCGGTCAACGAGGCCCTCCTGGATGTAGTAGCGCACCGTCCTCCGGGGCAGGCCCGCCAGGCTCGCCAATTCGTCGATGTCGAAAGTCCTTTCATCGTGGTTCATGGGGGTCTTTTTAAACAGCATTGCTGTCACTGTCAACTGTCATTTAAAATACAGCTGCAGGAGGGCGTGTATCTATTTGATATAAAAGGACTGTCAGAGATAAAAGGGCGGCTTGGGTGGGCCCGAGAACAAAAAAAGGCCGGCTTGCGCCGGCCTTTGTGGTTCAACCTGTTGCAGACTCGCTCGAGATGGGCTCAGCCCTTGCCTTCCATCTCCTTCGCGGCCTTCTCCACGCCTTCCACGAAGCCCTGGCGCGCCTTCCTGATCTTTTCCGCGATCTCGGGGTCGTTCAGGGCCAGGATCTGCGCGGCCATCCAGGCGGCGTTGCGCGCTCCGGCCTTGTCCACGGCCAGGGTTCCCACGGGGAAGCCCGGGGGCATCTGCACGGTGGAGAGCAGGGCGTCCATGCCGCCCAGGGGCGAGGCGTTCACGGGCACGCCGAGCACCGGCTTGATGGTGCGCGCGGCCACCGCTCCGGCCAGATGCGCGGCCATGCCAGCCGCGCAGATGAACACCTGGCAGCCGTCGGCCTCCAGGTCGCGCACGAGGCTCTCGGTGCGCTCCGGGGTGCGGTGCGCGCTGGTGACGGTGTAGAGGTGCGGGATGCCCAGGTCGTTCAGGATGTCGGAGCAGGGCTGGAGCACGTCCTTGTCGGAGATGGAGCCTATGAAGATGGCGACGGAAGTCATTGCGCGAGCCTCCTGATTCCTTTGTCGCCGATGTCGCGGCGATAATATGCGTTGTCGAAGCGCAACTCGGCCACGGCCTTGTAGGCCTGGGCCTGGGCCAGGGCCAGGGTGTCGCCCAGGGCGCTGACGCCGAGCACCCGGCCGCCGGTGGTCTTGAGGGTTTCGCCCTCCAGGGTGGCTCCGGCCACGAAGACCTTGGCGCCCTCAACCTTGTCGGCCTGCTCCAGGCCGGTGATCTCCATGCCCTTGGCGTAGGAGCCGGGGTAGCCCCCGGCCGCCATGACCACGCACAGCGCGGTCTTGGGGCTCCAGCGCACCAGGGCGGGGTCGAGCTCTCCTTTGGCGCAGGCCAGCATGACGGGCACGATGTCGGATTCCAGGCGCATGAGCAGGGGCTGGCATTCGGGGTCGCCGAAGCGCACGTTGTATTCGAGCACGCCCGGGCCGTTCTCCGTCATCATCAGCCCGGCGTAGAGCACGCCCTTGAAGGGGTGGCCCTGTTCGGCCAGGGTGCGCACGATGGGCTCGATCACCAGCTTGGCCATGCGCTCCCACTCGGTGTCGGGCAGCACCGGGGCGGGGCTGTAGGCTCCCATGCCGCCGGTGTTGGGGCCGGTGTCGCCTTCGCCCACGGCCTTGTGGTCCTGGCAGGAGG
The window above is part of the Fundidesulfovibrio soli genome. Proteins encoded here:
- a CDS encoding delta(1)-pyrroline-2-carboxylate reductase family protein, encoding MMTVEAERTAELLPFTPLARSVAEVLAAKAAGRVTAPERLHMPLPGGGVLLAMPASDGRMAVAKLVTLHPGNADKGLPLLHGEVVAMCARTGRRLGMLDGPEATARRTAAASLLAATRLAPRPGGELLVLGAGVQAMAHALAFAEGLGAEGTGVERVHVCSLRMGRAEAMADRLVELGIPAEAVADPGEAASRAALIVAATTSPIPVVPEAVREDVFIAAVGSFHADRAEVPGGLVRRCRLFVDDLDAARTEAGDLILAGVDWKDVTPLEAVTERLELPGPVLYKSVGHASLDLAAARLAFGHLL
- the ettA gene encoding energy-dependent translational throttle protein EttA, encoding MADEPNKIIYSMIKVSKFHDKKPILQNISLSYFYGAKIGVLGMNGSGKSTLLKILAGVDKDFQGETVLAPGYTIGYLEQEPMLDETKTVREIVEEGVAETMALVREFEEINAQFAEPMDDDAMDKLIERQGQVQEKLDALDAWDIDSRLDMAMDALRCPPPDTPVKVISGGEKRRVALCRLLLKKPDILLLDEPTNHLDAETVAWLEHHLHTYPGTIIAVTHDRYFLDNVAGWILELDRGRGIPWKGNYSSWLEQKQERLKNEEKAEDERRKTLERELDWIRMNPKGRHAKSKARISAYESLAAQDSDKVAKDLEIFIPAGPRLGNKVIEAKGVCKAFGDNLLVDGLEFLIPAGAIVGIIGPNGAGKSTLFRMITGVDKPDCGELSIGETVVLAHVDQSRDALKDDMTVFDAISEGQDTIMLGRREVNSRAYVARFGMTGPDQQKKVSLLSGGERNRVFLARMLKSGANVILLDEPTNDLDVNTMRALEDALVNFAGCALVISHDRWFLDRVATHILAFEGDSKAVWFDGNYSEYEADRKARLGKEADQPHRIKYRKFARA
- a CDS encoding VIT domain-containing protein, which produces MHYPSISIAAEHDISAPSVDVKVEGEINEIFTVIRATQTYTNKETVNIESVYTFPLPSTATLLEMTAVVGSRTYTGVVAKKSDAEQAYEKAIESGDSAVMLENPSPGVYTANFGNLMPGESATIHFTYVHMNEWTHDGLRFFLPTTIAPRYGSPAQAGLQDHQIPGFSMTQENRMRISISVLGRLSGSDIISPSHSFDITREPERTVITALYHSSGRILMDRDFVLSIRPAEPIRSSAFIEYDGDSYTALASIKPEIAPDAAPRIKCVSIVIDCSGSMSGDSISQAKAALDEILRTIRSTDYFNIILFGSSCIKLFNSPALADAGNITIARKMTANMDADLGGTEIGAALRAALESSVPEGMPHDLLLITDGQVWDADDLIRETAAHGCRAFTVGVGSAVSEVFVRDLALSTGGACELAAPGEDIAGKIVAQFRRIFASMAEKVSITWPFETIATYPQKFSTVFDGDRLLAFATGKNAPRGGVRFETVAGGAAAVTDIACEEFKHDASLPRPGSGSAILSRLMASAIINDRNTPRERIEHLAMSHNLMSPVTNYILTVERKDGEKAVDLPELRKVRQTLAAGWHGLGTVQQEMCCCDEAPPSPPSSRRSRSATSSGPSGVMFSRKSPSSSRDRYRTMTRPNGFIFDEDEFEVPAYIRAGSDITPFRSMSAFIINFNGRHTSLARGLECLSFADLDELGLPLEILNMLTAMSNGNNEEELVLALLIVLSEDIHRGKFSRQSNRLIQKRYRELPQIYAYRTTICDSMNSMATD
- a CDS encoding MerR family transcriptional regulator, translated to MNHDERTFDIDELASLAGLPRRTVRYYIQEGLVDRPEGSRKGATYGSRHLEQLLAIRRWRDSGLSLERIRQLLAERAAPSEGIEKSRGPGTVEVVTRVIVSEGVEILLEPRASGLSPEQVRMFISEVAAVYNRISSTGDK
- the purE gene encoding 5-(carboxyamino)imidazole ribonucleotide mutase; the encoded protein is MTSVAIFIGSISDKDVLQPCSDILNDLGIPHLYTVTSAHRTPERTESLVRDLEADGCQVFICAAGMAAHLAGAVAARTIKPVLGVPVNASPLGGMDALLSTVQMPPGFPVGTLAVDKAGARNAAWMAAQILALNDPEIAEKIRKARQGFVEGVEKAAKEMEGKG
- the purD gene encoding phosphoribosylamine--glycine ligase, which encodes MNVLLVGSGGREHALAWKLSQSPLVSTLFVAPGNGGTALVARNVPIKDTDIDALVAFAKDNACGLVVAGPEAPLVAGLADALAAAGIPCFGPDAYSAQLEGSKAFAKKIMRLSGVPTADFEVFTDYAAAKAHVSARPLPMVVKADGLAAGKGVVVAKTRQEALDAIEDMMAARSFGAAGDTVVVEDCLVGEEASFLAFCDGKTVVPMPSCQDHKAVGEGDTGPNTGGMGAYSPAPVLPDTEWERMAKLVIEPIVRTLAEQGHPFKGVLYAGLMMTENGPGVLEYNVRFGDPECQPLLMRLESDIVPVMLACAKGELDPALVRWSPKTALCVVMAAGGYPGSYAKGMEITGLEQADKVEGAKVFVAGATLEGETLKTTGGRVLGVSALGDTLALAQAQAYKAVAELRFDNAYYRRDIGDKGIRRLAQ